Proteins encoded together in one Argiope bruennichi chromosome 1, qqArgBrue1.1, whole genome shotgun sequence window:
- the LOC129962291 gene encoding uncharacterized protein LOC129962291 — translation MCSKKPDKSPSVKNSPSTITLSNQCSRNRTVYLQTLCVIARGQGREKRVRILLDSASQYSHVSERLIAHLGLIPHRYENVIHSLFGGTQTKPKQHGVYSIELSALNRDYSCCLEVLSEGKICNSVPKITDQRILNNLRELNIEFSDSFSEDLEIDVLVGSNVLGRILLKKCCELDSGLSVVETKLGNTIIGMQNEVCHIDRNVMTTLAMYVRSIKLTDLWDLENLGISNPTLVESKHNSYEEALNDFQQKLTILPNGRYELQLPWKHDPANLPDNKEVTVPRYIAINGTSEIHVFVDASKSSYGACVFVRTVVENDVKVSLLRSKTRVAPLKSLTIPRLELMACCIGARLANSIVRALHLPEIKVTYWTDSEVALWWIREQGNWSVFVANRVKEIRELTKFQSWRHVPGNMNIADLLSRGCTPKQMLDSKWWEGPQWLKKSRGQWPASEINCEPKDVILEKRKSELVNVNISEEVVPWYAVRFSKYNSIVRLMGWILRFINNSRVPVEERKLSKLSSDDIEKAERVLIRLVQGKMFPNLKSIPIVNVFKDNEGIIRVKTKITERKDDPNFIAPILMPSKCLLTTRLIEYYHLKNCHAGVQILTSILREKFWIMKTRKTVREVVMKCVPCRRYSSNSPMSDPVSLPADRVKDANAFDITGIDLAGPLFTRDGGKVWIVLYTCAIYRAIHLELVSSLSTECFMLSLRRFIARRTRPETIYTDNGTNFVGTNSELKNLDWDKIMRETDIKPIKWKFNPPTAAWWGGWSERLVRVIKELLKRTLGKAILKYEELLTVLCDCEAVVNSRPLTYISEDPNDLILLTPSLFLNGKSSYDTIDLDLSEFSKFQKRIRYRRKLIHDFRSRFRKEYLGQLRQKRPGKSGHDFKVGEVVMIEEPSKKRVYWPLGKVISLLPGRDGKVRTLKLKFKNSELIRPIQRVYPLEVPFINEIVKIDGVPTSSVKENELTNNAVIRNKITKSGRLVKIPERLGLFNEVLHAFE, via the exons ATGTGTAGTAAAAAACCTGATAAATCTCCAAGTGTTAAAAATTCTCCTTCCACTATTACTCTTTCTAATCAATGTAGCAGAAATCGAACAGTTTATTTGCAGACTCTCTGCGTAATTGCGCGAGGTCAAGGTCGAGAAAAACGCGTAAGAATTCTTTTAGATTCAGCTAGCCAGTATTCTCACGTGAGTGAAAGATTAATTGCTCACTTGGGATTAATACCACATAGATATGAAAACGTAATTCACTCCCTGTTTGGAGGAACGCAAACGAAGCCTAAGCAACATGGAGTTTATTCTATCGAGCTGTCAGCTTTGAATAGAGATTACTCTTGTTGTTTAGAAGTTCTTTCAGAGGGAAAGATATGCAACAGTGTCCCGAAAATAACAGATCAGCGAATTCTTAACAATTTAAGAGAATTGAACATAGAGTTTTCGGATTCATTCAGCGAAGATTTAGAGATCGATGTGTTAGTGGGTTCGAACGTGTTGGGTCGAATTTTACTGAAGAAATGTTGTGAATTAGATTCCGGTTTATCTGTGGTTGAGACTAAACTGGGAAATACAATTATAGGAATGCAGAATGAAGTGTGTCATATTGATAGAAATGTTATGACAACACTTGCAATGTATGTAAGAAGTATTAAATTAACTGATCTCTGGGATCTCGAAAATTTAGGCATCTCAAATCCAACACTAGTGGAAAGCAAACACAATTCTTATGAAGAAGCTTTAAATGATTTTCAGCAGAAGTTAACAATTCTTCCTAACGGAAGGTACGAGTTACAGCTTCCGTGGAAACATGATCCAGCTAATTTACCTGATAACAAAG AAGTTACTGTGCCTCGATATATTGCCATAAATGGAACTTCTGAAATCCATGTTTTTGTTGATGCATCTAAAAGCTCATATGGTGCATGTGTATTTGTTCGAACTGTTGtagaaaatgatgtaaaagtttCACTTTTACGTTCTAAGACTAGAGTAGCCCCCTTGAAATCTCTTACCATTCCTAGATTAGAATTAATGGCCTGTTGCATTGGAGCTAGACTTGCAAATTCAATTGTCCGTGCTTTACATCTACCAGAAATAAAAGTAACTTACTGGACCGATTCAGAAGTGGCTCTTTGGTGGATAAGAGAGCAAGGAAATTGGTCTGTGTTTGTGGCCAATCGGGTAAAAGAAATAAGGGAacttaccaaatttcagtcaTGGAGGCATGTTCCAGGTAATATGAATATAGCAGATTTGTTATCACGAGGTTGTACCCCCAAACAGATGTTAGATTCTAAATGGTGGGAGGGACCTCAATGGTTAAAAAAAAGTAGAGGACAGTGGCCTGCCAGTGAAATTAATTGTGAACCTAAGGatgttattttggaaaaaaggaaGTCTGAATtagttaatgtaaatatttctgagGAAGTGGTCCCGTGGTATGCTGTACGATTTTCCAAATACAATTCAATAGTTCGTTTAATGGGTTGGATTTTAAGATTCATCAATAATTCTAGGGTTCCTGTTGAGGAAAGAAAACTTTCCAAACTATCGTCGGACGATATAGAAAAAGCTGAAAGGGTGTTAATTCGGTTAGTGCAAGGTAAAATGTTTCCTAATTTGAAGTCGATACCCATTGTAAATGTCTTTAAAGACAACGAAGGAATCATTagagttaaaactaaaataaccGAGAGAAAAGATGATCCAAATTTTATTGCTCCTATTTTGATGCCTAGTAAATGCCTTTTAACCACaagattaattgaatattatcatttaaaaaactgTCACGCTGGGGTTCAAATTCTTACGTCTATACTGCGTGAAAAATTCTGGATAATGAAAACGCGAAAAACGGTTAGGGAAGTAGTTATGAAGTGTGTGCCTTGTCGTCGATATAGCTCAAACTCTCCTATGAGTGATCCGGTGAGTCTGCCTGCAGATCGTGTTAAAGATGCTAACGCGTTCGACATCACGGGTATAGATTTGGCTGGACCTCTTTTTACTAGAGATGGAGGTAAGGTGTGGATAGTACTTTATACCTGTGCCATTTATCGGGCGATACATCTAGAGCTAGTAAGTTCATTGTCCACTGAGTGTTTCATGCTTTCTTTAAGACGGTTTATAGCACGTCGTACTAGACCAGAAACTATATATACAGATAACGGGACTAATTTTGTTGGCACCAATAGTGAATTGAAAAATCTAGATTGGGATAAGATAATGCGAGAGACCGACATTAAACCTATTAAATGGAAGTTCAATCCTCCAACTGCCGCTTGGTGGGGAGGATGGTCGGAGAGATTAGTACgagtaattaaagaattattgaagcGTACTTTAGgtaaggcaattttaaaatatgaagaacttTTAACTGTCCTGTGTGATTGTGAAGCGGTGGTGAATTCTCGTCCATTAACCTATATTTCGGAAGATCCGAATGATTTAATACTATTAACGCCAAGTTTGTTTTTAAACGGGAAATCTTCATATGATACCATAGATTTAGATTTAAGTGAATTCTCtaagtttcagaaaagaataagGTATCGTAGAAAACTGATCCATGATTTTAGATCACGTTTCAGGAAAGAATATCTTGGTCAACTACGTCAAAAACGCCCAGGAAAGTCTGGTCATGATTTCAAAGTTGGTGAAGTCGTGATGATTGAGGAGCCATCCAAAAAGCGCGTGTATTGGCCTTTAGGAAAAGTAATAAGTCTGCTTCCAGGTAGGGATGGTAAAGTCCGTaccttgaaattgaaatttaagaactCCGAACTGATTCGTCCAATTCAAAGAGTTTATCCACTCGAAGTACcgtttataaatgaaattgtaaaaattgatgGCGTTCCGACATCTAGtgtcaaagaaaatgaattaaccAATAATGCagtcataagaaataaaatcactaaaTCAGGTAGATTAGTTAAAATACCTGAAAGACTTGGATTATTTAATGAGGTTTTACATGCTTTTGAGTGA